From the genome of Corallococcus macrosporus DSM 14697:
CCGTGAGAGCGGCGCCCTCGCGTCAACGAGGAGGCCGCCGCCACGCCCTCACCATGGCGCGGCCCACCGGGACGGGCGCCCCTGAACGAAGCGCCCTTTCATCTACACCCAGGCAGCCGCCACGCCGTCGCCATGGCTCGGCCCACCGCTGAGAGTACGCCTCAACGCTGAGGCAGCCGCCACGCCGTCGCCGGCCCCGCCAGCGGGCGCACGCCCTGGATGAGCGCATCCACGCTCCGGGGCACGTCCTCGGCCGCCTGCGCCGGCCAGGTGGCCAGCATCATCAACACCCGCCCGGGGATGCCCTCACGCACGGCCACCTTGCCGTGCACGCCGTCCCCCACCTGGAAGTCAAAGCCCACCGCGGTGTCCGACAGCGGGATGGGCGCCGGGTCCGAGGTGGTGAAGCCCGGGTGCTGGCGAAGCCCTTCCGTGAGCCGCTCCGCGAACTGCGTGGGAGACGCCACCGCGGGAGCCACCTGCAACACCACCTGCGCCCCGGAGACGGCGTGGCGGAGGATGACGGGAATCGCGAGCCCCTCTGGCGTGCGCTCGTTCGTCTCGTCCAACTGCCAGTCCGCCGTGGGCCGGATGATTTCGAAGCCCAGGTCCTCGTCCACGTAGCGGCGGGTGGTGGAGCGGCTCTCCGCGCTGGAGTCCTCCACCGCTGGACTGGAGCCCGAGCCGCCGGTGCCCTCGTCCTGCACCGCCTGGCGCGAGCCACTGCAGGCCGTCGTCAACGCCAGGAGTCCCCACACCCAGTTCCGCATCGCGACCATGCCCGCTCCCCGCCCCCAACGCAGTGACGGCGAACGTGGGCACGGGCGGAGCGCTAGGCCAGTCCTCCCTGGAGGGTGCGGTAGGTGTTGGACAGCCGCTCGGCGACCTCGGGAGGGAGGACGTTGCGCGCTGAAAACAACGCGTAGGACACGAAGGCGTCCAGGGCCTCCAACGTGAGGGCCCGGCCCACGGCCTCGCCGCCCGTGGAGAGGTTGGCGCGCAGCCGCGCCACGTCCACGCGCCCGTCCGCGCCCAGCGTCACGCCGGCGTACGCGTCCTCCAGCCCCTGCGGCGGCGCGTCCAGGAAGCCGCGCAGCAGGTCCGTGTCCCTGCCGGCGTCGCGCAGTGAGCGGTGCACCAGGGACAACAGCAGGTTGTAGCGCTCCTCGGCGGACAGCAGCTCCCAGGCCATGCCCTCCACCGCGGGCGTCTGCGCCGGAGGCGGCTCCGCGGGTTGCACCGTGACATTGCCGCCCCGGACGGCCTCCTCCAGCCACGTGTAGAAGGCGTGCGGGCCCCCTTCATAGGCCGCGCGCAGGCTGCCCAGCGACAGCCCGTCCGCCAGCCTGGCGAACAGGCGCTCCTCGCCGGGCAGCGGCCCCTCGGGCCCCAGCGTCACGCGCATGCCGTCCGGGAAGCGGCGGCGGAGGCGGGCCACCACCTCCGAGCGCTTGATGCCGGTGAGGACGAGGTCCCGGGTGCGCTCCGGCAGCTTCACCACGTCCGCCATGGGCGCGGGGCCCTCGACGAACATGAAGCTGGCCTCCTCCAGCTCGAAGAGGCTGAGCACCACCTCGCGCACCACGTACGTCATGGCGCTGTAGAGGTTCGCCTCGGAGACGAGCCCCTCGGACGTCAGCACCTGACCGATGCGCCGCGACGGCGTCACGCGCGACAGCGCCTGGGTGAGCTGCACCTGCGTCAGGAGGCCCAGGCGGAGCAGCGCCGAGCCCAGCCGCTCCCAGCGCTCGGTGGAGGTGGCGAACACCACCTGCCCGTCACGGAAGGACACCGTGCGGCGGCCGGTGGCGTGCTGCACGGCCAGGAGCCCGCTGCGGATGCCCGACAGGACGTTGGCGAAGACCTCCTCCATCGACAGGGTGCGCAGGCTGCCGGCCAGGAAGCCGGCGGCGCCTTGCGACTCCGGGAGGAGCACCATCCCCTCCGGCCCGTTGAACCAGGCCTGGAGGGGACGGGAGGGGGACAAGCCCTGGGTGAGCGGCAGCTCCAGCTCGAGCGTCGCCGCCTCACCCGCGAGGCGGGGCGTGGCCTTGGGTCGTGTCGCCACTGCCCACCTCGTCCGACTGCCGGGGACTACTTCTTCGGCGCGTTCAGCTCCGCGTCGATGATGCTCTTGAACTCCTCGAAGGGCTGCGCGCCGGACAGCAGGATGCCGTTGATGAAGAAGGCCGGGGTGCCGGACACGCCCGCCTGCTTGCCCTCGGCCAGGTCCTTCTGGACGACGGCGGCCTTCTCACCCGAGTCCAGGCAGGTGTTGAACTTCGCCGTGTCGAGCTGCAGGTCGGCGGCGTGCTTCTTCAGCGCGTCCACGCCCAGCGCCTGCTGGTTGGCGAAGAGCAGGTCGTGCATCTCCCAGAACTTGCCCTGGTCCCCCGCGCACAGCGCGGCCTCGGAGGCCTTCGGCGCCTCCTTGTGGAAGTCCAGCGGGAAGTGGCGGAACACGATGCGGACCTTGTCGCCGTACTCCTGCTGCACCTGCGCCAGCGCCGGGTTGGCGCGGCTGCAGAACGGGCACTGGAAGTCGCTGAACTCGACGATGGTGACGGGCGCGCCCTCCGGGCCACCCTTGGCGGCGCCCGTGGCGGCCACCTGCTTGCGCACGGCGGGCGGGCGCGGCGGCTCGGGCAGCGTCAGCTTGACGTTGGCGGCCTTGCGCAGCTCCTCGAAGAGGGCCTGCGCGCGCTCCTGCTTCGGCTGCTGCGTCAGGAACTCCACGATCTGCGGCTTCATCTGCTCGAAGGTGGAGCCCTCGGGGAGCTGGCCGGCGGCGCCGTCGTAGACCTCCTTGATGCGCTCCTCGGTCGGCGGCGGAACCTTGTCGTCAATCTCCGCCTTGAGGTACGCCTCCTGGGAGAGGCCCCGCTTCTTGGCCTCGGCGTCGACGAGCTTCTCCGTCACCATGCCGTCCAGGCCGCGCTTCAGGAGCTGCGACTTCTGCTTCTCCAGGTTGGCCAGCGGCTCCTGGAGGCGCTCGTTGAGCTCCTTGTACGTAATCTTCTGACCGTCGCCGAACGTCGCGACGACGGTGTCGGGCGCGGGCTCACCCCCGGCCTGCTGCGCCGTAGGGGCGGTGGCCGGCGCCTTCTCCTTGTTGCAGCCGGCGGTGAAGGTGGCCGCCAGGAGCGCGGCGAGGATGACGCGGGTGGGACGGTTGAGCATAGCCCGCCCACTTAGCCGAGCCTTCCCGGGCCTGCAAGTTAATGCCGTCAGGCGACCAGCGGCTCGAAGTCCAGTGCGCCCGCGAGTCCAGAGAAGCCCAATCCCATGCCCTCCAGCTCACGGCGGCGGGCCGGGACGATGTCGTAGCAGCTCGGGTCGGACATCACCTTGCGCACCAGCTTGTGGTTGAGCGCGTGGCCCGTCTTGTACGCCGTCATGTGGCCGATGACGGGCCGGCCGAACAGCGACACGTCGCCGATGGCGTCCAGGATCTTGTGGCGCACGAACTCGTCCGGGAAGCGCAGCCCGTCCGGGTTGAGGATGGAGACCTCGTCCACGACGATGGCGTTCTCCAGCGAGCCGCCCCGCGCCAGGCCCAGCTGCTTCAGCTTCTCCACGTCCCGCAGGAAGCCGAAGGTGCGCGCCCGGGAAATCTCCCGCGCGAAGTCGCGGTCACCGAAGTCCAGGTCGAAGGACTGACCCTGGATGACGGGGTGCTCGAAGTCGATGGTGCAGCTGATGCGGAAGTGGCGCGCCGGCGTGAGCGAGGCCTGCTTGTCGCCATCCACCACCGACACCGCCTTGCGGATGACGAGCAGCTCCTTGGGCGCCTCCTGCTCCCGCACGCCCGCGCTCTGGATGAGGGCCGCGAAGGGCGCCGCGCTGCCGTCCATGATGGGGACCTCCGGACCGTCCAGCTCCACCCGGAGGTTGTCGATGCCCATGCCGGCCAGCGCCGCCATCAGGTGCTCCACCGTCCCCACCCGGACCCCGTCACGCCCCAGCGTGGTGGCCAGCGACGTGTCCACCACGTACTCCGCCAGCGCCGGGATGCTCACCGGCCGGGCGAGGTCCGTGCGCACGAAGACGATGCCGTGACCCGGGGGCGCCGGGCGCAGGGTGAGCGTCACCCGGGCACCCGAGTGGAGGCCCACGCCCTGCAGGGAGGCGATCTTCGAGAGGGTGCGCTGGTTGTAGGAGGACGGTCGCATTGTGGGTGTCGCCTCGTGGCTTCTCGGTGCTGCGGAGCTTCCGCTCCGGCCCCGCCGGAGGGGCTGGAAACGTTCATCAGTAGTCTGATGTGACGCGCGAATCGAGCAATCAGCATGCCACTTCCGCGTGACATGCCATGCAGCGCCCTGGGGCTCCAAACCTGCTTCAACCCCTTGGAGTTGCTTGGCTTTTTCGTGCGTCTCGCGAGGCACCGGTTCCGGCCTGGCGCCCCTCCCCCCGTGGCGGATTGCTGATTCCCTCCTGAACCGCGACACCGATGTCCGGGATTTGTCATCCCCGTCCCTGGCATCCCCCTCGCCCGCCCCTCCCCGTCAACCCGTGTCTTCCATGCAACACGGGCGCGTCCATAGCGCAAGGAACTCAACGAAGCAAACACCCCCCGTGACAAT
Proteins encoded in this window:
- a CDS encoding DUF4388 domain-containing protein, giving the protein MATRPKATPRLAGEAATLELELPLTQGLSPSRPLQAWFNGPEGMVLLPESQGAAGFLAGSLRTLSMEEVFANVLSGIRSGLLAVQHATGRRTVSFRDGQVVFATSTERWERLGSALLRLGLLTQVQLTQALSRVTPSRRIGQVLTSEGLVSEANLYSAMTYVVREVVLSLFELEEASFMFVEGPAPMADVVKLPERTRDLVLTGIKRSEVVARLRRRFPDGMRVTLGPEGPLPGEERLFARLADGLSLGSLRAAYEGGPHAFYTWLEEAVRGGNVTVQPAEPPPAQTPAVEGMAWELLSAEERYNLLLSLVHRSLRDAGRDTDLLRGFLDAPPQGLEDAYAGVTLGADGRVDVARLRANLSTGGEAVGRALTLEALDAFVSYALFSARNVLPPEVAERLSNTYRTLQGGLA
- a CDS encoding thioredoxin domain-containing protein, whose amino-acid sequence is MLNRPTRVILAALLAATFTAGCNKEKAPATAPTAQQAGGEPAPDTVVATFGDGQKITYKELNERLQEPLANLEKQKSQLLKRGLDGMVTEKLVDAEAKKRGLSQEAYLKAEIDDKVPPPTEERIKEVYDGAAGQLPEGSTFEQMKPQIVEFLTQQPKQERAQALFEELRKAANVKLTLPEPPRPPAVRKQVAATGAAKGGPEGAPVTIVEFSDFQCPFCSRANPALAQVQQEYGDKVRIVFRHFPLDFHKEAPKASEAALCAGDQGKFWEMHDLLFANQQALGVDALKKHAADLQLDTAKFNTCLDSGEKAAVVQKDLAEGKQAGVSGTPAFFINGILLSGAQPFEEFKSIIDAELNAPKK
- the lpxC gene encoding UDP-3-O-acyl-N-acetylglucosamine deacetylase, whose translation is MRPSSYNQRTLSKIASLQGVGLHSGARVTLTLRPAPPGHGIVFVRTDLARPVSIPALAEYVVDTSLATTLGRDGVRVGTVEHLMAALAGMGIDNLRVELDGPEVPIMDGSAAPFAALIQSAGVREQEAPKELLVIRKAVSVVDGDKQASLTPARHFRISCTIDFEHPVIQGQSFDLDFGDRDFAREISRARTFGFLRDVEKLKQLGLARGGSLENAIVVDEVSILNPDGLRFPDEFVRHKILDAIGDVSLFGRPVIGHMTAYKTGHALNHKLVRKVMSDPSCYDIVPARRRELEGMGLGFSGLAGALDFEPLVA